A genomic region of Chionomys nivalis chromosome 12, mChiNiv1.1, whole genome shotgun sequence contains the following coding sequences:
- the Tsc22d1 gene encoding TSC22 domain family protein 1 isoform X2 has product MKSQWCRPVAMDLGVYQLRHFSISFLSSLLGTENASVRLDNSSGASVVAIDNKIEQAMDLVKSHLMYAVREEVEVLKEQIKELIEKNSQLEQENNLLKTLASPEQLAQFQAQLQTGSPPATTQPQGTTQPPAQPASQGSGSTA; this is encoded by the exons ATGAAATCCCAATGGTGTAGACCAGTGGCGATGGATCTAGGAGTTTACCAACTGAGacatttttcaatttctttcttgtcgtctttgctgggaactgaaaacGCTTCTGTGAGACTTGACAATAG CTCTGGTGCAAGTGTGGTAGCTATCGACAACAAAATCGAGCAAGCTATG GATCTGGTGAAAAGCCATTTGATGTATGCAGTTCGAGAGGAAGTGGAGGTTTTGAAGGAGCAGATCAAAGAACTAATAGAGAAAAACTCCCAGCTGGAGCAGGAGAACAATCTGCTGAAGACCCTGGCCAGTCCGGAGCAGCTCGCCCAGTTTCAGGCTCAGCTGCAGACTGGCTCCCCTCCGGCCACCACGCAGCCACAGGGGACCACACAGCCCCCTGCACAGCCAGCATCCCAGGGCTCAGGATCAACCGCATAG
- the Tsc22d1 gene encoding TSC22 domain family protein 1 isoform X4, producing MDLVKSHLMYAVREEVEVLKEQIKELIEKNSQLEQENNLLKTLASPEQLAQFQAQLQTGSPPATTQPQGTTQPPAQPASQGSGSTA from the exons ATG GATCTGGTGAAAAGCCATTTGATGTATGCAGTTCGAGAGGAAGTGGAGGTTTTGAAGGAGCAGATCAAAGAACTAATAGAGAAAAACTCCCAGCTGGAGCAGGAGAACAATCTGCTGAAGACCCTGGCCAGTCCGGAGCAGCTCGCCCAGTTTCAGGCTCAGCTGCAGACTGGCTCCCCTCCGGCCACCACGCAGCCACAGGGGACCACACAGCCCCCTGCACAGCCAGCATCCCAGGGCTCAGGATCAACCGCATAG
- the Tsc22d1 gene encoding TSC22 domain family protein 1 isoform X3 translates to MTKFSGSGASVVAIDNKIEQAMDLVKSHLMYAVREEVEVLKEQIKELIEKNSQLEQENNLLKTLASPEQLAQFQAQLQTGSPPATTQPQGTTQPPAQPASQGSGSTA, encoded by the exons CTCTGGTGCAAGTGTGGTAGCTATCGACAACAAAATCGAGCAAGCTATG GATCTGGTGAAAAGCCATTTGATGTATGCAGTTCGAGAGGAAGTGGAGGTTTTGAAGGAGCAGATCAAAGAACTAATAGAGAAAAACTCCCAGCTGGAGCAGGAGAACAATCTGCTGAAGACCCTGGCCAGTCCGGAGCAGCTCGCCCAGTTTCAGGCTCAGCTGCAGACTGGCTCCCCTCCGGCCACCACGCAGCCACAGGGGACCACACAGCCCCCTGCACAGCCAGCATCCCAGGGCTCAGGATCAACCGCATAG